From the Pseudoalteromonas tunicata genome, one window contains:
- a CDS encoding secreted protein — protein sequence MNIRKTKPLANLFFGLSTIFYLHTGVAQEQASLFLFGQELEVCSSENTQFCAKSKITKGFDESAKLGPIYAITDEAISRLSDINWTEQPELKAQTIALLKAIKPEINDKQLSERDFVRILRRSSFSYGDEIFKGRDVWSGLFEFEKNNLFDLLEQKQSNRSAKRLKTEVDLASTENETAMLAYQAFYQQAKQVAGSKRKPRVAFVTGGNRDPYQKVDYYYELFNQLGFEAIWLPLDAAMQTVMSVKDYDNNACDSLSQLQVQKLASFRRDILYPDLFNQQLTLCKKKEGLINELKRADAIYIADGSPLLTSHAFYTPTGEPSVELLKIKEMLANNQLIVGVEGQTVNMLASQNVILSGEGVQTFVEPTTAIFNASEACNLGVDCISLEAERTLTYLNQGILDLFPYGILDNQITSLARETRLLKTAYATKTRFAFGLEKQTAVSIAIEHSEKGDSLNLEVIGRGGIWVFDTKNGNLQTGSMASDEFVSHYFTHQDKFMFRNNAVSHDIASWKVATRLNSANPTVTSAQPFARNNFYKFNQMLCNTGASSAQANGQLQEINYTLQLVKDASSTARQGALLLDGRSETVCSFSGVSNKILVN from the coding sequence ATGAATATTCGTAAAACTAAGCCCCTCGCTAATCTGTTTTTTGGTCTTTCTACCATTTTTTATTTACACACTGGCGTTGCACAAGAGCAAGCCAGTTTGTTTTTGTTTGGTCAAGAACTTGAAGTTTGCTCAAGTGAAAATACCCAATTTTGCGCCAAAAGTAAAATAACAAAAGGTTTTGACGAGTCAGCAAAACTAGGCCCTATTTACGCGATTACCGATGAAGCGATTTCTCGTTTATCTGATATTAACTGGACTGAGCAACCTGAATTAAAAGCGCAAACAATAGCATTGTTAAAAGCGATAAAACCCGAAATTAATGATAAACAACTCTCCGAGCGAGACTTTGTGAGAATTCTTCGTCGCAGTTCATTTTCTTATGGCGATGAGATATTTAAAGGGCGTGATGTTTGGTCTGGTTTATTTGAATTTGAAAAAAATAATCTATTTGATTTATTAGAACAAAAGCAAAGTAATCGTTCAGCTAAGCGTTTAAAAACTGAGGTTGATTTAGCATCAACAGAAAATGAAACCGCCATGTTAGCTTACCAGGCGTTTTACCAGCAAGCTAAGCAAGTTGCAGGTTCTAAGCGAAAGCCGCGGGTTGCTTTTGTAACTGGTGGTAATCGCGATCCTTATCAAAAAGTTGATTATTATTACGAGTTATTTAACCAGTTAGGTTTTGAAGCAATTTGGTTGCCGTTAGATGCAGCAATGCAAACAGTCATGTCGGTTAAAGATTATGATAACAATGCCTGCGATAGTCTTTCACAATTACAAGTACAAAAACTCGCCAGTTTTAGACGTGATATTCTGTATCCCGATTTATTTAATCAGCAGCTCACCTTGTGTAAAAAGAAGGAGGGTTTAATCAATGAGTTAAAACGAGCTGATGCGATTTATATTGCCGATGGTAGCCCGTTACTCACTTCTCATGCTTTTTATACTCCTACTGGAGAACCAAGTGTCGAGTTATTAAAAATCAAAGAGATGCTAGCAAATAACCAACTGATAGTCGGCGTTGAAGGCCAAACGGTAAACATGCTTGCCAGTCAAAATGTTATTTTATCAGGCGAGGGCGTACAAACGTTTGTTGAGCCAACAACAGCGATTTTTAATGCTTCTGAAGCATGTAATCTTGGTGTTGACTGTATTTCATTAGAAGCCGAAAGAACACTTACTTATTTAAACCAAGGCATATTGGATTTATTTCCATACGGTATTTTAGATAATCAAATCACCTCTTTAGCCCGTGAAACTCGCCTATTAAAGACGGCATACGCCACCAAAACTCGTTTTGCTTTTGGTTTAGAAAAACAAACAGCGGTTTCAATTGCCATTGAGCATTCAGAAAAAGGCGATAGCCTTAATTTAGAAGTGATTGGTCGTGGCGGCATCTGGGTATTTGATACCAAAAACGGTAATTTACAAACAGGTTCAATGGCGAGTGATGAGTTTGTTAGTCATTACTTTACCCATCAAGATAAATTTATGTTTAGAAATAACGCGGTATCTCATGATATTGCTAGTTGGAAAGTTGCCACGCGATTAAATAGTGCAAATCCAACGGTTACTTCAGCTCAGCCTTTTGCGCGAAATAACTTTTATAAATTTAATCAAATGCTGTGTAATACAGGTGCATCTTCGGCGCAGGCAAATGGTCAACTGCAAGAAATAAACTATACTTTGCAATTGGTTAAAGATGCAAGTAGCACCGCTAGACAAGGTGCTTTATTACTTGATGGTCGAAGCGAAACCGTTTGTTCATTTAGTGGTGTGAGCAATAAAATATTAGTTAATTAG
- the arcB gene encoding aerobic respiration two-component sensor histidine kinase ArcB produces MIESSLSPWARLISAFVAKLGVMRSSVLLYFFCLVCALILSSTYYYILDGAIAWFNVLGVMVFFALTAPFFVYVIIELTQQLHASFAYLENATLQGKQLNQTLTDNIQRLNSEIDERKMAFQAKRRAIDELRKEIAERKRTQLELAEQGVLLRSIVDSSPDLFYYRDDHGNFAGCNRMFAEVMGIPAEQLIGKKAEEIYCSQILPSVLNTDKEVEQQQKSLTLDVQYPVNGEVRWFEMRKVPFFNAKQEYIGLLGFGRDITSRKEAEQALEQAFKDKGKFIATLSHELRTPLNGIVGLTRMLLETDLNANQRSWCNTVFSSAETLGNIFNDIIDLDKVDRDQLDIACESVNVSDFLNDVINFGGLIAQQKDLDFLVEQQGVLDIYAQLDPTRLRQVLWNLINNAVKFTARGSVKLRCIREYRVKDTWLVIEVIDSGIGIAQEHLKRIFDMYYKVPDINGGNALGSGIGLAVTKALITAMGGKLEVFSEQSVGSRFRIEVPLKLSAAPQVASYSGRGLNILLVEDVPLNAEIATNLLEQRGHEVLWAETGEDALAFVETEDDLDLILLDMQLPDINGDEVARIIRSDPNFDHLPIVALTANVRRAEEDLAGIKIQGALAKPISTLKLDRMFSDLFSDKKERTIEVELPKPIAQVESNDLLVLETINDFVESMGVSIFARSSQLFHKLWPQYVTELETALQQDDLEEYKSVAHKLKGAAGSVGLLKVQQVAKLMEDKALDSTNEQLGLWIEQLPAQIKEGLDALQEYLAKLS; encoded by the coding sequence ATGATTGAATCGTCGTTAAGCCCTTGGGCTCGTTTAATATCTGCCTTTGTTGCTAAACTCGGCGTGATGCGCTCAAGTGTACTGCTCTATTTTTTTTGTTTAGTCTGTGCACTTATTCTTTCTTCTACCTATTATTATATTCTTGATGGCGCCATCGCTTGGTTTAATGTGCTTGGTGTGATGGTGTTTTTTGCTTTAACGGCACCGTTTTTTGTTTATGTCATTATTGAGCTTACCCAGCAGCTTCACGCTTCATTTGCTTACCTCGAAAATGCGACCTTACAAGGTAAGCAGCTTAATCAAACTTTAACCGATAATATTCAGCGTTTGAATAGTGAAATTGATGAGCGAAAAATGGCTTTTCAAGCAAAACGTCGTGCCATTGATGAGCTTCGTAAAGAAATCGCGGAACGTAAAAGAACCCAGCTTGAACTTGCAGAACAAGGCGTATTGCTACGCTCAATTGTTGATTCCTCCCCTGATTTATTTTATTACCGCGATGACCACGGAAATTTTGCTGGTTGTAATCGAATGTTTGCTGAGGTTATGGGGATCCCCGCTGAGCAATTAATTGGTAAAAAAGCTGAAGAAATATATTGTTCACAAATATTACCTTCGGTACTCAATACTGATAAAGAAGTGGAGCAACAGCAGAAATCATTAACCTTAGATGTGCAGTATCCGGTAAATGGTGAAGTGCGTTGGTTTGAAATGCGAAAAGTCCCATTTTTTAATGCAAAACAAGAGTATATCGGCTTACTCGGTTTTGGGCGTGATATCACGAGTCGTAAAGAAGCTGAACAAGCATTGGAGCAGGCCTTTAAAGATAAGGGCAAGTTTATTGCCACATTAAGTCATGAATTACGAACTCCGCTTAATGGTATTGTCGGGTTAACTCGGATGTTGCTCGAAACAGATTTAAATGCTAATCAACGCAGTTGGTGTAATACAGTTTTTTCAAGTGCTGAAACCTTAGGTAATATCTTCAATGATATTATTGATTTAGATAAAGTTGATCGTGATCAACTCGATATAGCCTGTGAAAGTGTTAATGTATCGGACTTCTTAAATGACGTAATTAACTTCGGTGGATTGATTGCTCAACAAAAGGATTTGGATTTTTTAGTCGAGCAACAAGGGGTATTGGATATTTATGCCCAGCTTGATCCGACGCGTTTACGTCAGGTTTTGTGGAATTTGATTAATAATGCTGTGAAATTTACAGCCAGAGGCTCGGTGAAACTGCGCTGTATTCGTGAATATCGAGTCAAAGATACCTGGTTAGTGATAGAGGTAATTGACTCTGGTATTGGTATCGCTCAAGAGCATTTAAAGCGAATTTTTGATATGTATTATAAAGTACCAGATATAAATGGTGGCAATGCATTAGGTTCAGGTATCGGGCTTGCGGTCACAAAAGCATTAATTACCGCTATGGGTGGCAAGCTTGAAGTTTTTAGTGAGCAGTCAGTTGGCAGTCGCTTTCGAATCGAAGTCCCATTGAAGTTGTCGGCAGCGCCTCAGGTTGCCTCTTACAGCGGAAGAGGGTTAAACATCTTATTAGTTGAGGATGTGCCTTTAAACGCTGAGATCGCGACTAATCTACTTGAGCAACGCGGTCATGAAGTTCTGTGGGCTGAAACAGGTGAAGATGCACTCGCGTTCGTAGAAACAGAAGATGATTTGGACTTGATTTTGCTTGATATGCAGTTGCCAGACATCAATGGTGATGAGGTTGCTCGTATTATTCGCTCAGATCCTAACTTTGATCATTTACCTATAGTGGCATTGACAGCTAATGTTCGAAGAGCTGAAGAGGATTTAGCAGGCATTAAAATTCAAGGCGCGTTAGCTAAACCTATTAGTACACTCAAACTTGATCGCATGTTTTCAGACTTGTTCTCTGATAAGAAAGAACGAACAATTGAGGTCGAATTACCAAAGCCTATAGCGCAAGTTGAGTCTAATGATTTGTTGGTGCTAGAAACTATCAATGACTTTGTAGAATCTATGGGAGTAAGCATCTTTGCAAGAAGTAGTCAGTTATTTCATAAATTATGGCCTCAGTATGTAACTGAGCTAGAAACTGCTTTGCAGCAAGATGATCTTGAAGAGTATAAATCTGTTGCGCATAAGCTTAAAGGCGCTGCAGGTTCTGTAGGGCTGCTAAAAGTACAACAAGTAGCTAAATTAATGGAAGATAAAGCACTCGATAGTACAAACGAACAGTTAGGATTATGGATAGAGCAGTTACCAGCACAAATAAAAGAAGGGCTCGACGCCCTTCAAGAATACTTAGCAAAATTGAGCTAA
- the arcA gene encoding two-component system response regulator ArcA yields the protein MQTPVILIVEDEDVTRLNLVSLFEAEGYKVIEAIDGEDMHAKISANDDINLVVMDINLPGKNGLILARELRQKRNIGLIFLTGRDNDVDRILGLEIGADDYITKPFNPRELTIRARNLLTRTASLAEEGEISSDGVLTFNGWELDENSRCLTSPNGEAKRLPKGEYRALRLMLDSPGRIFSREQLIKHMTGRELRANDRTVDVTIRRIRKHFESDESTAELISTIHGEGYRFIGKIDS from the coding sequence ATGCAAACGCCTGTCATTCTTATCGTTGAAGATGAAGACGTAACTAGACTAAACTTAGTTAGTTTATTCGAAGCTGAAGGATATAAAGTTATCGAAGCCATTGATGGTGAAGATATGCACGCAAAAATTTCAGCAAATGATGATATCAATTTAGTTGTGATGGACATCAACTTACCTGGTAAGAATGGACTCATCCTAGCTCGTGAATTAAGACAGAAACGTAACATCGGTTTAATTTTTCTGACCGGTCGTGACAACGATGTCGATCGTATTCTTGGACTAGAAATTGGTGCTGATGACTACATCACAAAACCATTCAATCCAAGAGAACTTACAATCAGAGCGCGCAACTTACTGACTCGCACAGCTAGCTTAGCTGAAGAAGGTGAAATCAGTTCTGATGGCGTTTTAACCTTTAATGGCTGGGAACTTGACGAAAACAGTCGTTGTTTAACCTCACCAAATGGTGAAGCAAAACGCTTACCTAAAGGTGAATATCGCGCATTACGTTTAATGCTTGACTCACCAGGTCGTATTTTTAGCCGTGAGCAGCTAATCAAGCATATGACGGGGCGTGAATTACGCGCTAATGACCGTACTGTGGATGTAACTATTCGCCGTATTCGTAAGCACTTCGAAAGCGATGAAAGTACAGCAGAGCTAATCAGCACAATTCACGGTGAAGGCTACCGCTTTATTGGTAAAATCGATAGCTAA
- a CDS encoding YfiR family protein — protein MKYILCGLILIMSFTAQSKTIEEVRSAFIYQLSKFIEFAKPIDKGVQFCFFNDESGPALSLMNRKELLSHNKEIVVNIIKNFSNVTELNLNCNIIYVDDKSFSAVDAQWLSKIDNNIVVIGETVNFLELGGLAALIKEGNKIKLYINRAKLSESQTKIGSRLLALAKFFPE, from the coding sequence ATGAAATATATTCTTTGCGGCCTGATCCTAATCATGAGTTTTACAGCACAAAGTAAAACAATTGAAGAAGTACGTTCTGCATTTATTTATCAATTGTCTAAATTTATTGAATTTGCCAAACCCATTGATAAGGGTGTGCAATTTTGCTTTTTTAATGATGAATCAGGTCCAGCTCTTTCTTTAATGAATCGCAAAGAGCTTTTAAGTCATAACAAAGAAATTGTGGTAAATATAATTAAGAATTTTTCGAATGTGACTGAACTTAATCTAAACTGCAATATCATATATGTTGATGATAAAAGCTTCTCGGCCGTTGACGCTCAATGGCTCAGTAAAATAGATAACAACATTGTAGTAATTGGTGAAACTGTTAATTTTTTAGAGCTTGGTGGCTTGGCTGCGTTAATCAAGGAAGGGAATAAAATAAAACTTTACATAAACAGAGCTAAGTTAAGTGAAAGCCAAACAAAAATAGGCTCTCGATTACTCGCCCTCGCTAAGTTTTTCCCCGAGTAA